The genomic region CGCCTGCCTGGCATCTCTGACTGTCTTACGTATAAATGCTACCTCAATCAATTCAACCCCCGATGGTAACAGCCAAAATCATTTTCTGCAGCCAAGCACATACCACGAGAACATACATCAAGAAAATGGCTGCATTTCATTCTCCTTCAAGTGCATCCTCTAGGGTGGTTTTATTGCTGCTGATCAATTTCTTTGTGGCTGCCTTTGCTGATAACTTCTACCAAAATTGTGACACCGTATGGGGAGATGGCCGAGCTCAGATTCACGATGGTGGCAATCTGCTCACCCTATCTCTGGACAAGACCTCTGGCTCTGGGTTCCAGTCCAAGAATGAATATCTATTCGGAAAGATCGATATGCAGCTCAAGCTTGTCCCTGGCAATTCTGCTGGCACAGTAACTGCCTATTACGTAagtcttttattttatgtatataGAAGCTGTCACAATTTCATGTTTATTGGCATAACCTCTCAATTAATTTCTCCGTATGTGCTGCAGTTATCCTCAAAAGGTGAAACTTGGGATGAGATAGATTTTGAATTCTTGGGGAATGTAAGTGGACAGCCTTACATTCTCCATACTAATGTATTCTGCCAAGGCAAGGGCAACAGAGAGCAGCAATTCTACCTATGGTTTGACCCCACTGCAGATTTTCACAACTACTCCATCCTTTGGAACCCCCAGCGCATTTTGTAAGCATGCATGCATAGGAATTCTACTGTAAACCTGGAATCTGCAACATTTTTTCCTACAAATATTCATTCTATTACATGTTTAATGTATCTCAGATTCTACGTTGATGGCATCCCCATTAGAGAGTTCAAGAACCTGGAGTTTCTTGGGGTTCCATTTCCGAACAAACAGAAAATGAGGTTATACTCTACACTTTGGAATGCTGATGACTGGGCAACTAGAGGTGGACTCGTCAAGGCAGATTGGAGTCAAGCCCCTTTCAAAGCTTCCTATAGGAACTTCAATGCCGATGCTTGCGTCTGGTCATCCGGATCATCTTATTGCAGGCCAAACAAAAATGCATGGTTTTGGGAAGAGCTTGATTTTGCAAAGAAAGGGCAGATGAGATGGGTGCAGGATAATTACATGGTGTACAATTACTGCACAGATACAAAGCGATTCCCCGAAGGCCTTCCAACAGAATGTGCCTTTGCCAACATACTCTAAAAACACAGCCTACCATCCTTTTCTTCACTTCCTCCACCAATATGGCTTCTATTATTCCCTTTTTCAACCCAATTTCACTGAAAACATGAGGATTGCTTTCCCCCGATTGTAAAAGAGTTGGCTCCTTGatgtatttgtttttttattttttctgtcTAGTGtacaattttgaaataaggACTTTGTAACTGCCTATTTTGTACTCAGAAATTAAATctcattgtttttgaaaatttggaagTGATGAATACAATGCAAAATGAGCAATGGATTGAATCATCAACATGGTGTGATAAGATTGAGGAATGGTCCCCAAAAGTGGAGGTTGGCAAACATAGGAGTTTAATTTCACCAAGTGGCATACCGATTCATGGGTGGAATTTTTCCACGTTCCAAAATATTGCTAAGATGTTTGGGGAATTTGATAGTTTGGCAGAAGATACAATGAATCTGTTGTCTGTCGAGACAGCTGCTATGCTCATACACACAGACCGGACACAAAAGAATTGAAGAGGAAATAGTGTTGGGAATCAAGGAGGACAAATAtcatgtgtttgtgtgtgaAGTTTACCTAGATTGTGTTATTCATTCTAATGGCATCATCTGGTACCGACGAATGGGTAAGCATTTCCAAATCGTCTGATGAATCAATCTGAAATACCAGGACAGAAGAGTTGGAGGCCATCGGAGATAAAAGGAATTACCAGATAGATAGAGGAGACACATTACGGCGAGGAAAAATGGTGAATAGTCTAAAGAGGCTGAACACCCAAGCCTCCTTGAACATAGGACATCGACGGTGGGTGTCACTCAAGAGGATGAAGGTAGAGCACGAGGCCTAGATGCTTTGGTGGACAGGGCTGATGTATGGGGCGATTTTTTACTAGCCTCAACTATGTAGCCCACAACCATGGTGGGCTCTCTTCAAGGATGCAACAGAAAGCCCAACTGATGTCAACGTCAGGGATTAGGGATGTCAACGGGTCGGGTATCCTATAATTTCGAGATATCCGAATCCTaatcttattaaaaattaactatTATAATACTATTAACTAcccaaataatttaaaaattactatcttaaccctaaccctaatacATTCTTACTACCCTATAATTATCCTAACCCGTTTAAATacccaattaaattaaaaaattattaaaatcttcttcatGGTACCCAATTACCCAATTAACTTTTCTAATCTcataacttttctttaaatttatatgttataagtttatataaataaaggtatatatactgtaattaataattttatgaattataatttttacaatgttaatacaaaataaaaagtaaatatatttatatttaaagtacatatatatatatacacacacgcatacataaaaaatattttaatatataaaatagtaattatatttcttataaattaacaaaatatataaactatatatattaaaagacattacaagttaattaataataataatttcatgaatgaatttaaataactatatgaatttgtctttaatttcatgaaattaaaaaaaatagttaggtttcaaaactattttaatatcaaaagctctctttaagtatatatgttataagtttatataaataatagtatatatatattataattaataattttataagtaatAATTTTTGNtttctttaagtatatatattataagattatataaataatggtatatatattataattaataattttataagtcataatttttgtaatgttaacacaaaataaaaagtaaatatatgtatattaaaagtacatatataatagtaattatattcttttataatatgatataatattcaaattatttaaacataattaacaatctaataattttttaatttaaatatatcaatgtcatcatattaataattagagtaaccatacttttcatatatttgttagtttttaacaaaaaataattgcTTGTAAAGTTgataaaaattgtaaatttttaatttaattattaaaataataataaaatatttataaatattaatcgGGTTTGGGTAACGGGTACTTAAGGGGTGGTACCCGAACCCTATTCGGGTAGTGAAATCCCTACCCGAACCCTTTTATGGAGTACCCTATAATAGGGTACCTGTTGACATCCCTATCAAGGACCTCGAAAAGGCATACCTGACTCAAACCAGCATGCTAAAAAATGTTCTCGGGTCGAGGGGGATAACCTAGGGATCATTGTAATCTTTGGAAGAAGGTTAGCAACAGGGGCGGAGGGTAAGCCAACAATGTGGGGAGGGCGTGCCCTTCCACcccaaaatttataaaaatattttttatatatatattttgtcaaTGGCTTCtccaaaaaatttttaaatttttatttattatatatttttaatgactcacataaaataatttttttatttaataattaatataaataaaaaataataaaacaatttcACAAACTTACTTAACTTTACTCTAATTAAGTTTCTCCTcacttctttctctcttttttttcttttcttttgtgtctttttatttttattactcCTTTCTGGTAACTCACCATTGATGCATACTTCGTTCTTCAAGAAAGATTTATAAACCTGTGAATTTGGataaagaaagacaaaaaccACTCACCACTATTGTGTAAAATTAAGAGGGGgtaaagttttcttttaccttctactttttatttatattatttaactatagtGTAAAATCTTGTATTTCGTATTtaagtatttatattttatacattgtagttttatatttgatattttaagtttaaatataaataaataaaaatattagatgttggttgcatttttttttcagatttGATTAAACTATGGGTAAGTTAAAAAcaattgacaaattttttaaaagaagagagataAATCGTTCAAATGATTCTcctgtcgtaacgtgcgagTCCGAGAATCTGATCACTAGACATGGAAAAATGTGTTAGGAGTCGccacaaattttttttgtctagATGCGATTGGTCACTTGTTAAATTGGTTTTATTCGACAAAatcctaaattgattttaggtccGTCTAAAGAACAATAAACTAGTCTGTGAATTTTTAGAGTTGGGTTCAGGAGTACGATTTCACATAAAGAAGGATTAGCACTCTCGTGACGCCCGTTCCACGAATGGTACTATTTAATCATATGTTATCCTAttataacataagccattgattttattgttatGTTTCCCTAATCcctgtttatttattttattctttattaaattagcaaattaaaccattttatTCAGTTTTActgatgcacatgatgcagtTATGAAATGATGTCATGATTTACCAATCTTAAATAATGAGTAGCAAAAACCTCGTattgaaaaatcattcatAGACCATTCTAACGCTTAGGTTGTCAAGCCCTACTACATTATATACTCATCATAACATCCATATACTTGATGACACATCTGCATGTTAGAATGCCTtagaaatagttaaataatcgGTATCGTAACTAGTTATGCAACTACGTTAATttaaagcctcaaactagttcaaataggaattttaagatgaaattgagaattttaaaaccccaaaatgacttaatatggtgatttggagttcgaggattaaattggagtgaattaggaattttcataccataggggtaaaatggtactTTTGCCATGCGAGGGCAAATttggaaagttggataaaaattttgatcaagtttgaccaattggagtataatttgagattgagaagtgaaaattttcaatttcgagCATAAAGgcaaaaatgtcatttttcgGGTCCATAgaggcaaaattggaattttacgattttacaccaccatgacatttGTCAAGCTCCAGAATTTTacctattaatattttatgctATGGATAAGTATTAGAGCAtttgtggtggtgagaaaaggcttaaaaattaagttaaaacaaGTGGATCAATAAAAaagtgacatgtgtcaaaaatgaaatatttttatattaccATTTAAAAACCAGCCCATACTCTTCCACTAAGAATTTGAAGGCCGACCAGCACCtgcagaaaagagaagaaaagaaaagaaaaaccctagggaggaaaaactaaggaaactttgttgaattttcaagaaattggtgattaaaggtaagatttttaatcttaagcttgaaattcatctTGCCCATgtattcttttccattttccatgaattaaattcaagttttcatgagggGCAATATGCTGGccaaatttagagagagaaagttggtgatgaatttagttgaatttcaaggtaacttagtgtttttaggtgtttagtaacatttagtatgaaaattaagcaagaaatcCACATGCCCATTATAGAACCTATCTTGGCCGAATTTTATGGGTGAggtttgatgatgaatttggttGTTTTTCATGCCCTTTAGATTGTATTTGGTGCTTAGGAATACCGAAAATCGAAAACGGGTACCGAAAAATTTTACTCCCGTTAGTTAGCAATTTGCACAATAATGAGGGATATTTTGGTAATTGCACTTAGAATAGATTTTTATTGAAGTGTGTGGAATTTTGGGGAGTACTGGAAgtgcaataaattaattggaaCCGAATTGGACGTTTAGACCGATTAAATAGTGTATAGTGCGCGATAGGCCGAACACCTCCCATTTCAttgcatgcattcatatagaacATAGAATAGTTTTGTGACAATTTAGCATAAGTATATTAAATTTCCTGTTGcacattatgtataggtggtgagccctcggataagggcaaaggtattgcacccgaggatcaagactAGGAGTGTTGTAAATTCCCGTCAAAGTGAGTAACCACTGTTCATCTTATCTATCTAGAGTATTTTTACAatcgtttttatgattttaagaatattgaacctaaatgaattttatgttttatgacTAATAATCGATTTAAGGAATAAGGTTTATGACttattttacaattcaataatgtttttgaaaatgtgAGTATGTGGAGACCAACCTTTGATGTTGcttatatatttaagtttacgTACCTATGTTtggaattgatgatttatgaactGATACATGATGACATATGTGGCTGGGTTTTTGGgttgtgaaatatataaactgtttgttttcctttgacaggctgggtagtattaTGTTAGCCACgttatgctgtcaaaattttattgattggtgggttatttaatTAGCCACTGCAGTaggcgggtttccgtggaccagcctattagaggggcacggtaaaccccattatatttaccttagtatgagaggcacgaaggatatctcctaaggtacgatagagttcacttcacgccgaaccaccacttGAGGATGAACTCTGCCAACGCCAAGGGATGGCTAAACTATGTTTTTATGAGTAGTTGTTAACTTaataaccttggcggactcggttgaatgcctcggccaaggtatcaccgagtatgatttttggcatgagccaagtttttaagaaaatcataagtcgtgatgtgtattataatgaaatgtgttgttttatatgatttgaaacaagtacaaaatgttgtggattatggtatgatgaaaagttaactgtctccatttactcggctttagatgttaatgACGgactttgtttactcactgagtttatgaaaactcaccctttcttttttaaccatttcaggttcaagATAATCTGTAGGCAGTCGATTTCATCAAGGATTTCTTTTGGACTTACTTCCTTGGAAATCGTAGGTCTACATTCTTGCACACTTTTGGTTATCTCGGGGTCCATATGCCACTGTaggataattttgaatacCTGGTTTACTGTATCACTatgtgtatgaatttattttgttcttacgctacaaaaattatttatgcatagttctataaaaattgttttataagaaaatggaatatattatcgaatatttttatttagtctaaTTAGCCAACATTTCACtccaaatggatgatttagattacaaaaacttatttttgatcaaAAATGGATATCTTTCTACTATATGTTGTCcaagtttcgaaattttcgggtaaaaatgatcaaaatatccCTATGtggagaaaattttattttgattgttttttatctaaaatagtttatattctcttaaaactcgatatttagtaactattgctcacaggagAAGTGAAAaactgatgcaagagccttgcaaggtttcggttgacatttcgggtaatgaatgtctatcgagactttacggcggttgtcacgggctcgaagggagtgcCGGGTTGTGACATAAGTTAAGTCTCGAAGTCTTCCACATCTAGGGATATCCCTAGAAGGACTTGTCTCTACAAGTCTTTCGAGAAATTCTCATCATCAAGGTTCTCGTCCTATTGACAAATAAACAACGTCATATGCTAtgccaaaataaaattatgaaatatgtcaCATGAGCGCGtttataattttgttcaaCAATATATTAAATACTTTAATGTAATTTAACAcctcatttattattatatcttTTATATCCTTTTTTAGAAACATTTTATGTAAATCgataacttttaattaatattatgagttaatatattttattgaactatacattttttattgaataaacaattaatttttttgtttgtaacaaatgttcaaattaataaataactaTATCAATCTTCATTTAGATAGAAcattatatgtatttttttcttttatgaattttaaggTGGTTTCTTGAGTTAATTAGAATATCATAATACAAACTTAGGATTTATTTTGACACTTCAAAGAAAACCCCAATTGAATCCCATTCCTAGAAAAGTCATCTCGAAAATAGCAACTTTTTACCTTTTCGGATGAATTCCATCATTGGATTTAATCTAATCAACCActctatttttaatatttacaattttatactatgttatattattttatattctacATACACttgtatataaaaatttgtatagttaaacattttatttctattacatacctaacttatttttattagatatatttccttctatttacttaattcatttttatgtgattatctattttattattatagttttttagtttatttccTAGTCTATTTTTCCTA from Theobroma cacao cultivar B97-61/B2 chromosome 9, Criollo_cocoa_genome_V2, whole genome shotgun sequence harbors:
- the LOC18589239 gene encoding probable xyloglucan endotransglucosylase/hydrolase protein 23 — encoded protein: MLPQSIQPPMVTAKIIFCSQAHTTRTYIKKMAAFHSPSSASSRVVLLLLINFFVAAFADNFYQNCDTVWGDGRAQIHDGGNLLTLSLDKTSGSGFQSKNEYLFGKIDMQLKLVPGNSAGTVTAYYLSSKGETWDEIDFEFLGNVSGQPYILHTNVFCQGKGNREQQFYLWFDPTADFHNYSILWNPQRILFYVDGIPIREFKNLEFLGVPFPNKQKMRLYSTLWNADDWATRGGLVKADWSQAPFKASYRNFNADACVWSSGSSYCRPNKNAWFWEELDFAKKGQMRWVQDNYMVYNYCTDTKRFPEGLPTECAFANIL